The Fictibacillus arsenicus genome contains a region encoding:
- the sucD gene encoding succinate--CoA ligase subunit alpha — protein MSIFINKDTKVIVQGITGSVGLFHTKQMLEYGTKIVGGVTPGKGGTEVEGLPVFNTVADAVKETGANASVIYVPPAFAAEAIIEAVDAELDLAICITEGIPVMDMVKVKRYMEGKKTRLVGPNCPGVITPEECKIGIMPGYIHTKGHVGVVSRSGTLTYEAVHQLSERGIGQSTAVGIGGDPVNGTDFIDVLKAFNEDEDTYAVIMIGEIGGTAEEEAAEWVKANMTKPVVGFIGGQTAPPGKRMGHAGAIISGGKGTADEKIKTMKACGIKVAATPSVMGETLVEALKENDLYDVCVTNKEKASKA, from the coding sequence ATGAGCATTTTTATTAATAAAGACACAAAAGTCATCGTTCAGGGTATTACAGGTTCCGTAGGTCTTTTCCATACGAAACAAATGCTTGAATATGGTACGAAAATTGTAGGCGGAGTTACTCCTGGTAAAGGCGGAACTGAAGTTGAAGGACTTCCAGTATTCAACACAGTTGCTGATGCAGTTAAAGAGACTGGAGCTAACGCTTCTGTTATTTATGTTCCTCCAGCATTTGCTGCGGAAGCGATCATCGAAGCTGTTGATGCAGAGCTTGATCTTGCTATTTGTATTACAGAAGGTATTCCTGTAATGGATATGGTGAAAGTTAAGCGCTATATGGAAGGCAAGAAGACTCGCTTAGTAGGACCAAACTGCCCAGGTGTAATCACTCCTGAAGAATGTAAGATTGGTATCATGCCTGGCTATATCCACACTAAAGGACACGTAGGTGTTGTTTCCCGTTCTGGAACTTTAACTTATGAAGCAGTACATCAGCTCTCAGAGCGCGGAATTGGACAATCTACAGCTGTTGGTATCGGTGGCGACCCAGTTAACGGGACAGACTTTATTGACGTTCTAAAGGCGTTTAATGAAGATGAAGATACGTATGCGGTAATCATGATTGGTGAAATTGGCGGAACTGCTGAAGAAGAAGCTGCAGAATGGGTAAAAGCTAATATGACTAAACCTGTTGTTGGATTCATCGGCGGACAAACTGCACCTCCAGGAAAACGTATGGGCCATGCTGGTGCGATTATCTCTGGCGGTAAAGGTACTGCTGACGAGAAGATCAAAACAATGAAGGCATGCGGAATTAAAGTTGCAGCAACACCTTCAGTAATGGGTGAAACTTTAGTTGAAGCGCTTAAAGAAAACGATCTTTACGACGTTTGTGTTACAAACAAAGAAAAAGCATCAAAAGCATAA
- the dprA gene encoding DNA-processing protein DprA, whose product MDYERLIFLHHCEGLTWNHFKNILTADPELADIFKMDVKSLMMSFALSEKMAVRLYTFMNQKNSTYIMNVLKKNSISAIPYFHKDYPPSLKTIFDPPWVLYGRGDWSTLKQDKIISVVGTRNPSSDGLGALSKVLSPLLKNRWVVVSGLARGIDTYAHRLSLVNGTRTAAVLGSGIKCVYPTENNKLAEEISSQGILISEFPPFVQPKRWHFPLRNRIISGLGKATLVAEARTKSGSLITADQALEQGRDVFAIPGSILEDCAAGTNFLIQNGAKLVMCAEDIADEWT is encoded by the coding sequence TTGGATTATGAACGCTTAATCTTTCTTCATCATTGCGAAGGACTAACATGGAATCATTTCAAAAATATTTTAACAGCCGATCCGGAATTAGCTGATATATTTAAAATGGATGTTAAGAGCCTGATGATGTCATTTGCATTAAGCGAGAAAATGGCAGTACGTTTATATACCTTTATGAATCAAAAGAATAGTACATACATAATGAATGTTTTAAAGAAAAATTCGATATCTGCAATACCTTATTTTCATAAAGATTATCCGCCTAGCTTGAAAACAATATTTGATCCGCCTTGGGTACTTTATGGAAGAGGAGATTGGAGTACGCTGAAACAGGATAAAATAATAAGTGTGGTAGGAACGAGAAACCCGAGTTCTGATGGATTGGGTGCATTAAGCAAGGTTCTCTCGCCACTGCTGAAGAATAGATGGGTGGTTGTCAGCGGGCTTGCAAGGGGAATAGATACATATGCACACAGGTTAAGTCTAGTAAATGGCACGCGAACTGCTGCAGTATTAGGTTCTGGAATAAAATGCGTATATCCCACCGAAAATAACAAATTAGCAGAAGAAATTAGCAGTCAAGGCATTCTTATTTCAGAGTTTCCGCCTTTTGTTCAGCCAAAACGCTGGCATTTCCCATTGCGTAACCGTATAATTAGCGGTCTCGGCAAAGCAACTCTAGTTGCTGAGGCAAGAACTAAAAGCGGATCGCTCATAACAGCCGATCAAGCGCTGGAACAAGGAAGAGACGTATTTGCAATTCCAGGATCTATTCTTGAAGATTGTGCAGCAGGTACAAATTTCTTGATACAAAATGGCGCAAAACTAGTAATGTGTGCAGAAGATATAGCGGATGAATGGACTTAA
- the topA gene encoding type I DNA topoisomerase yields the protein MEKYLVIVESPAKAKTIKKYLGSKYDVKASMGHVRDLPRSQTGVDVESNYEPKYITIRGKGPILKDLKTAAKKAKQIFLAADPDREGEAIAWHLAHSLEMDLDSDCRVVFNEITKTAIKDSFKRPRKINMDLVDAQQARRVLDRLVGYKVSPLLWKKIKKGLSAGRVQTVAVRLIVEREKEIEAFQPEEYWKIKGIFSASGEDFEAQYYGLNGKKQELSNENEVKDNLSKIKGKSFTIESVQKKERKRNPSPPFITSSLQQEAARKLNFRAKKTMMLAQQLYEGIDLGKEGTVGLITYMRTDSTRISDTAKNEASEFIANEFGKQYVNSSRAEKKAGKNAQDAHEAIRPTSVMYHPKDLKTYLSRDQLRLYKLIWERFLASQMSSAVLDTMTVDLQNNGVTFRATGSKVKFPGFMKVYVEGNDDGKKEEDRILPDVQEGMKVDKKDLEPTQHFTQPPPRYTEARLVRTMEELGIGRPSTYAPTLDTIQKRGYVALDDKKFVPTELGELVLEMTLEFFPEVFNVEFTAKMESDLDEVEEGNIDWIKIIDEFYKNFEKKLKIAEAEMQKVEIKDEPAGENCEKCGHEMVYKMGRFGKFMACSNFPDCRNTKPIVKDIGVECPSCHKGSIVERKSKKKRVFYGCNRYPDCEFVSWDKPIARTCPKCNSMLVEKKTKKGKVVQCVSCDYSEEEAK from the coding sequence ATGGAAAAATACTTAGTCATTGTTGAGTCTCCCGCAAAAGCAAAGACGATAAAAAAATATTTAGGGAGCAAATATGACGTAAAAGCATCTATGGGACATGTTCGTGATCTGCCCAGAAGCCAGACCGGCGTAGATGTAGAATCAAATTATGAACCCAAATACATTACAATCCGAGGAAAAGGTCCAATATTGAAGGACTTGAAAACAGCAGCCAAAAAAGCGAAACAAATCTTTCTCGCAGCTGACCCGGATCGTGAAGGTGAAGCAATCGCATGGCATCTTGCTCACAGTTTAGAGATGGATTTAGATTCTGATTGCCGAGTTGTATTTAATGAGATTACTAAAACCGCGATAAAAGATTCATTTAAAAGACCGAGAAAAATCAATATGGACTTAGTAGATGCCCAGCAAGCCAGAAGAGTTCTTGACAGACTTGTAGGGTACAAAGTCAGCCCGTTATTATGGAAGAAAATTAAAAAGGGTTTAAGTGCAGGACGTGTACAGACTGTAGCAGTCCGGTTGATTGTTGAACGCGAAAAAGAAATTGAAGCTTTTCAGCCAGAAGAATATTGGAAGATCAAAGGAATATTCAGTGCTTCGGGCGAAGATTTTGAAGCTCAGTACTATGGACTTAATGGCAAGAAACAAGAGCTTTCTAATGAAAATGAAGTAAAAGATAACCTGAGTAAAATTAAAGGAAAATCCTTTACTATTGAATCTGTACAGAAGAAAGAACGAAAAAGAAATCCTTCACCGCCATTCATCACTTCTTCCCTGCAGCAGGAAGCTGCAAGAAAGCTTAATTTCAGAGCGAAGAAAACGATGATGCTCGCACAGCAATTATATGAAGGGATTGACCTTGGAAAAGAAGGTACAGTCGGTTTGATCACATATATGCGTACTGACTCTACCCGCATCTCTGATACTGCAAAAAATGAAGCTTCGGAGTTTATTGCTAATGAATTCGGAAAACAATACGTGAACAGCTCGAGAGCTGAAAAGAAGGCAGGAAAGAATGCTCAGGATGCACATGAAGCCATTCGTCCTACTTCTGTTATGTATCATCCAAAAGATTTGAAAACCTATTTATCCAGAGACCAGCTCCGTCTTTACAAGCTTATTTGGGAACGTTTTCTGGCAAGTCAGATGTCTTCAGCAGTACTGGACACTATGACTGTAGATCTTCAAAACAATGGTGTAACATTCCGTGCAACAGGGTCAAAAGTGAAGTTCCCTGGATTCATGAAGGTATATGTAGAGGGCAATGATGATGGCAAAAAAGAAGAAGACCGCATCCTTCCTGATGTACAAGAAGGAATGAAGGTTGATAAGAAAGACTTGGAGCCAACACAGCACTTTACACAGCCGCCGCCGCGCTATACTGAGGCAAGACTGGTACGGACGATGGAAGAGTTGGGGATAGGGAGACCTTCTACGTATGCTCCGACTCTCGATACGATCCAGAAAAGAGGGTATGTTGCTTTAGACGACAAGAAATTCGTTCCAACAGAACTTGGAGAACTTGTCTTAGAGATGACCCTTGAGTTTTTCCCTGAAGTATTCAATGTTGAATTTACTGCCAAGATGGAAAGTGATCTCGATGAAGTTGAAGAGGGGAATATAGACTGGATCAAGATCATTGATGAATTCTATAAAAACTTTGAAAAGAAACTTAAAATTGCAGAAGCAGAAATGCAAAAAGTAGAAATTAAAGATGAGCCAGCAGGGGAAAACTGTGAGAAATGCGGACATGAGATGGTCTATAAGATGGGCCGTTTCGGCAAATTCATGGCATGCTCAAATTTCCCGGATTGCAGAAACACCAAGCCGATCGTTAAAGATATAGGCGTTGAATGTCCTTCTTGTCATAAAGGATCAATTGTCGAAAGAAAAAGCAAAAAGAAACGAGTTTTCTATGGCTGCAACAGATATCCTGACTGTGAGTTCGTTTCATGGGACAAACCAATTGCAAGAACATGTCCAAAATGTAATAGCATGCTAGTAGAAAAGAAAACGAAAAAAGGAAAAGTCGTTCAATGTGTGTCTTGCGACTATTCCGAAGAGGAAGCAAAGTAA